The following proteins are co-located in the Heterodontus francisci isolate sHetFra1 unplaced genomic scaffold, sHetFra1.hap1 HAP1_SCAFFOLD_261, whole genome shotgun sequence genome:
- the LOC137363895 gene encoding sericin-2-like yields the protein MSRPPPALPPSVSRPTPAPLQPLVSWPLPALPPSVSRPPLALPSSSESATSDSTAQRESDPFGSSTGQSDSDPSGSSTAQNESAPSGCTAQSESDPSGSYTAQSESAPSGSSTAQSESAISGSTAQIELAPCGSSTAQSESVHSGSTAQSESATSNSTAQRESDPFGSSTARSDSDPSGSYTAQNESAPSGSSTAQSESAISGSTAQIELAPCGSSTAQSETSRSGSTAQNESAPSGSSTAQSQTDPSGSNAQSESA from the exons atgagtcggccccctccggctctaccgcccagtgtGAGTCGGCCCACTCCGGCTCCTCTCCAGCCTTTAGTGAGTTGGCCCCTTCCGGCTCTACCGCCGagtgtgagtcggccccctctggctctaccgtccagc agtgagtcggccacctcCGACTCTACCGCCCAACGTGAGTCGGACCCCTTCGGCTCCTCTACCGGCCAGAGTGATTcggacccctccggctcctctaccgcccagaatgagtctGCCCCCTCCGGCTGTACCGCACAGAGTGAGTCGGACCCCTCCGGCTCctataccgcccagagtgagtcggcaccctccggctcatctacagcccagagtgagtcggccatctctggctctaccgcccagatTGAGTTGGCCCCCTGCGGCTCCtcgaccgcccagagtgagtcggtccactccggctctaccgcccagagtgagtcggccacctcCAACTCTACCGCCCAACGTGAGTCAGACCCcttcggctcctctaccgcccggaGTGATTCGGACCCCTCCGGCTCCTataccgcccagaatgagtcggccccctccggctcctctaccgcccagagtgagtcggccatctctggctctaccgcccagatTGAGTTAGCCCcctgcggctcctctaccgcccagagtgagacgtCCCGctctggctctaccgcccagaatgagtcggccccctccggctcctctaccgcccagagtcagACGGACCCCTCCGGCTCTaatgcccagagtgagtcggcataa